CCCTAATACTGGAATACTCAAGTTCGGGCGGCAAACCTTCCCCTTCAAGAGAACCCATCCGAGCAACCTGTTCGTATTGCCGAGCAATATATCCTTCATATTTCACAGCAATTTCCAACTGCTCAAGCACCTCGGCTTCAAGAATTAAAAGCTCAGTAGAAAGGGAGCATAACTGCTCTATTTGAATCTCTGGGCGCTTCAGCAACTCCTTCAAACTTAAACTCTGGGTTAGATTCCCGAGGGCAAACCTAGCGACTGTTTCTTTTTGACGGGCGCTGACACGTTGTCTCTCCAACGCCTCTAGCCCTGCCGCAAATCCTTGCTGCTTCACCTCATATCGCAACCAACGGTCATTGGTGACCAACCCCACCTTTCGTCCTTCAGGAGTCAGTCTCTGATCAGCATTATCCTCACGCAACAAAAGCCTATATTCTGAACGTGAAGTAAACATACGGTATGGTTCACGAGTGGGCTGGGTGGTTAGATCATCAATCATCACCCCGATATATGCTTGATCACGCCCTAGAATTAGAGGTTCTTTCTGTTGCGCTCGACGGGCCGCATTTATTCCAGCCATAACTCCTTGGGCCGCCGCTTCTTCATACCCCGATGTACCATTGATTTGGCCAGCATGAAAAAGGCCAGCAATCCTTTTTGTTTCAAGAGATTTTGTGATCTGAACCGGTTCAACAAAGTCATACTCAATAGCATAACCAGGGCGCATTATCTCTACCTTCTCCAAACCAACCATCGATCGATAAAATCGGAGTTGGACATCCGGTGGTAATGAGGTAGACATACCACTTGGGTACATTTCGGCGCTGAGACGGCCCTCCGGTTCAAGGAAGGTTTGATGCGACTTTCGGTCTGGAAAGCGTACAACCTTATCTTCAATAGAAGGACAATACCGCGGACCTATCCCCTCAATAACTCCAGAATATAAGGGTGATTGGTGGAGATTTTTTCGAATAATGTCATGGGTTTTTTCATTGGTATTGGCAATATAGCAGGGAACCTGATCTATCTGGTGACTTTGAGTTAAAAAAGAAAAACCCTTCACCAGATCATCACCTGTCTGTGTTTCTAATTTTGTAAAATCAATAGAACGGCGACTTAACCGCGCTGGAGTACCGGTCTTCAATCGCCCAACCCTAAACCCTAAGTCACGCAAACAATCGGATAGACCCTCTGATGCCGGTTCCCCTGCACGACCACCGCTGTAATTTCTCAACCCCACATGGATCAAACCACGCATAAAGGTCCCAGTTGTCAAAACGACATTACGCCCTGCATAATAAAGACCCTCACGGGTCTTCACGCCACAGATGCCATGTTGTCCCACTTCGAGGGCTACTACAGCCCCCTGCTTCAAATCAAGATACGGTTCCGACTCCAATATCCGCTTCATTCGAGCACTATAAGCCATACGGTCTGCCTGGGCTCGACTGGCCCTGACGGCTGGGCCCTTACGGGTATTTAAGCGCCGGAACTGAATTGCCGTAGCATCTATATTCAGTCCCATCTCTCCACCAAGAGCATCAATCTCGTGTACCAGATGTCCCTTTGCTAAACCGCCGATAGCCGGGTTGCATGACATCATCGCCACAACATCCAACCCCATTGTCAGCAGGAGAGTAGTACAACCCATGCGCGCAGAAGCAAGAGCGGCTTCACAACCTGCGTGGCCTGCCCCAACGACAATTACCTGATATTCTTTTCCATACCCCTTCAATATCCACCTGCCTTAAATGTTCCACGTGGAACAAAAACTACTTACCTATACAAAAGCGGCTGAAGATCGAATCCAAAACATCTTCGGTCGTTGTTTCTCCGGTTATGTCACCCAGGGCAACAAGAGCTTCCCTAAGATCAGAAGCAAGAAATTCTAAAGAAAACCCCAAAGATACAGAATCAACAAAGCGCTGAAGGGAAACCATAGCATGGGAAGCAGCAGCATAGTGCCGTTGATTTGTCATGACGACAGAATTATCAATCCGAGATTGATGGCCTATTATCGCGTCATGGATCGCCTGTCGCAAAAGAGAAAGCCCCTCTCCACTCTTGATAGAAATAGAAATAGCATCCTTAATGTCTGAGAACTCAACAGAAGGTTCCAGGGGTAAATCACTCTTCGTAATAACCTTAATGTGCTTTTTATCTAGACAAGCATCCGCAGCGTCCTGGTCCTCTTGATCAAAGGGCCGAGATCCATCTATCATTAAAAGTACAAGATCCGCGGTAATAAGTTTACGCCGAGCACGCTCTACCCCTTCCCTTTCAATCGGATCTAGGCCAGCGCGCAATCCGGCGGCATCAATTAAGCGAACAGGAATACCATGAATAACCAGCCCTTCTTCCAAAAGATCTCGAGTCGTACCCTCAATCTCAGTAACTATCGACCTCTCCTCTCCGAGAAGAGCGTTCATCAGAGAGCTTTTACCGACATTCGGTTTACCAAAAAGTAAAAGAGAAACACCCTCGACATAACTTCGACCAGTATTATACCCCCCGCAGAGAACCCTTAATTCGTTTATAGACTGACTAACCTGCAGTTTTATTTCATTCATATCTTCAGTGGGAAGTTCTTCATCCGGGAAATCAATCCAGGCTTCAAGTAGCGCAAGTGAGTCCCTCAATTTAGCGGTATATGAGTATAATGTGCGTGAAAGCTGACCTTCCATCTGAGAAAAAGCAAGGGTCTGTGCCGTAGCAGAGCGGGCATGAATTAAATCGGCAATAGCTTCGGCCTGTGAAAGGTCTATTCTTCCATTAATGAAAGCTCGATAACTAAACTCTCCAGCCTTCGCAAGACGAGCGCCTGCCTTTAAAAATAAGGAAAGAATTTTCTCAACCGTTTGGTGACCACCATGACAATGAATTTCAACAACATCTTCGGCGGTAAAACTTCGTGGAGTTGCCATAAAGACAAACATTACTTCATCAAGCCTATGACCCTGCGAATCAAGCAGAAAGCCATGGTAAAAATAATGTGAATCAGGTCGATTGAAGGTACGGCTGGATTGAAAAAAAGGAAGGACAAGGTCAAGGCAATTAGGCCCAGAGAGACGAATTATTGCAACCCCACCCTCGCCGGGTGGGGTCGCTGGTGCGACAATTATATCCTGGCGATCCACATCAAGATCTGGCTGGTGTGCGGTTGATAAAATACTGCTGCGCAATGGTTAACAGATTGTTAACCAGCCAGTAGATGACCAGTCCGGAGGGGAAGCTGAGGAAGATAAAAGTAAAGAAAACAGGCATAAACATCATCACCTTGGCCTGGGTCGGATCCATGGTTGTTGGTGTCATCCGTTGTTGAAGAAACATCGTGAAACCCATGATCAAAGGCAAAGGACCCAAAGCGAAACCAAGGTGAAATGCATCGCTGATCAGCGTATCAGCCGCAGAGAGGTCTGTAATCCAGAGCATAAACGGGGCATGGCGTAATTCAATAGACTCAAGCAACACACGATAAAGCGCAAAGAATACCGGGATTTGTATAACCATTGGCAAACATCCTCCAAAGGGGTTGACCCGATTTTCCTTATAAAGTGCCATCATCTCTTGATTGAGTTTTTGTTTATCTTTGCCATGCTTGGCGCGTAATTTTGCCATCTGCGGTTGCAGATTTTTCATGGCATTCATGGAGCTGTAACTCTTTTGCGTTAATGGCCAGAAAATGGCTTTAATACAAACTGTTAATAAAATTATTGCAAAGCCATAATTACCGAGGAATCCATAAAAGAATTTAAGTGCAACCATTAATGGTCTGGCAATAATTCCGAAGAAACCAAGGTCAATGATATTTTCAAATGACAGGCCTGTTTGTTTTAAAAGATCATAATCCCTTGGTCCTAAATAATTTTTATACTTAAACTCATGAGAACCACCAGGTTGAATAGAAAAAGGCGGTGATGTAATAATATTTATTACAGAATCATTATTAAACTCAATCGTTATGTTCTTTAATGAATCTCCAATTGGCTTAACAATATTTGAGAAATATTTAGTTGTAAAGGAAGTCCATAATATATTGCTTCCATAAGTCTTACTTTCTTCTTTTAATTTTTTTGGTTCATCGTCATATAATTTGTTACCGTCATAAGTTACAGCTCCGACGAAATTATATCTATCACTTTTTTTCGAATCATCCCAATTACTTACGAGAGAGAAATTAACGTTTCCATTTTTTACTTGATTAGATAGATTATTAACAATTACATTAACATCAAAATAGTATTTATTAGGATAAAAGGTAAATGTTTTTGTAATTTGAATATTTTCGGCAGTAACTGTTTTGAAAGTAATATAAGATTTTTCGGTTGATGAAAGTAGAACTTCATTACTATTACCATCAAAAGTATAGTGCGCATTAGGAGGCAGATTAAATCCATCGCCGCCAAAAAAACCATAGGTACCCTTCTCTCCTGACTGTTCATCAACTATTTTAACAAAAGGAGAATTTTTAGAATTTGTTTGCTTGAATTTGTTGAGTTGCCCATCAATCAAACGTGCCCCGTCGGAACTAAAAACTAATTCGAAAAGATCGGATTTAACCTTTATCCTGCGTTCTTTCGCCGGTTGCGCTGACGGATGCATATCAATCAATGGTACCCGCTTCTGCACAGCTACGCCTGAGTGGTCAACGGGAACAACCTTTTCAACCACAGACTGCTCTTGAGCCGGTTTTTCATGGGTCGAAGGGTAAAGAAAATTGTAACCGGTCCACAAAAACAGAACCAGGGCGATAGCTATGAGAGTGCGTTTATTTTCCATTTAATTCAAACCTGGGAATCCCGCGGAGGAACAGGGTCAAATCCTCCGGGATGAAAAGGGTGACATTTACTGATGCGACGAATGGTCAATATACTACCAGTCAGAAGACCATGTTCAATAAGTGATTGACGTGCATAATTTGAACAACTGGGGTAAAAACGGCAGATTGGTGGATAAAGCGGAGATATCACATGTCGATAGATATCAATTAAAAATATAATAAGTCGCTTAAAAAACACGGCAAAAACCTATCCGAACAGTTCTTCAAGCTCATGCCAAATCGTATCAGTATCGACCTGACCGGCATCACGCTTAGCTATAACAGAAAGATCAACCGGTTTTTCCAGTCGAAATCGATTACAACGAAAAAATTCGCGAATAATCCTTTTTACCCTATTCCGTACAACCGCATTGCCAACTTTGCGACTAACAGTTACTCCTAAACGGCTATGTTCCTGAGAATTTATCAAAACCAAAAGTAAAAAATGGGGTGTATTTCTCTTACACCCCATTCGATAAACGGCATTGAATTCCCAGCGTTTCCGTAGCCGAGTTTCTCGCGGCAAAATAAAATGCTGCTCGGACAAAACAGTATTATTTTTTTGGAGTTGCTGCACTCAATAAACTACGCCCGCGAGCACGACGTCGACTAATCACGCGACGACCATTTTTTGTCTGCATCCGCTGACGAAATCCGTGAGTACGCTTACGTTTAATACGACTTGGTTGATATGTACGTTTCGACATTTTTATTTTCCTTTTGATATCAGTTGAGATGAACTGCTTCTTAAAACATATTTAGGGATGAAATGTCAAGTATTCTAGCACGTCAATTTATAAAAAAAATTAAACTGTCATTTGAAATAGGCGAATGAGATACGCTTGCAAAAATAAGACTGCTTTGCTAGCCTGACGCGAGTTTTAACCTTGAAAAAAGGTAACATTTTAGAGATGTCAACAGCTGTTGATAAATTGTTGACTAAAGGGATTGGGCACCATGGCACCGTCACTGTGGGATAAGGTTGCACTTCAACTGGAAAAAGAGTTGAACAGCCACAATTACAACACTTGGATATGTCCAATAAAATACGAATCGATAGATGATAACTTTTTAAATATTTCTGTGCCTAATAAATTTTTTTCCGATTGGATAAAAGACAATTATAAAAATAAAATTGAATCAATATTAAATAATATATTAAACAATAATATTAAATTAAATATAAACATTTCAAATATAATGATGAATCAAGAAAATAAGGAAGAAATAAAAATTGAAGAGAAAAAAGATCATATAAAAATAACAAATAATACGTTAAATAACAAATATACATTTGATAGTTTTGTTTCAGGAACGTCAAATCAATTTGCTCATGCAGCAGCAATGGCTGTAGCAAATAATCCAGCAACAACATATAATCCTTTATTTATATATGGTGGAGTTGGTCTAGGTAAAACACATATTATCAATGCTATTGGTAATTATATACATGAAAAAAATAATAACGCAAAAATAGCATATTATAGTTCTGAAAAATTTATGAATGAATTAATTAATTCATTAAGATATGCAAAAATGGAAGACTTCAGAAATAAATTTAGATCAATGGATGTTTTGTTGATCGACGACATACAATTTATTGCAGGAAAAGAAAGAACTCAGGAAGAATTTTTTCATACATTTAATGCTCTTTATGAATCACATAAACAAATAATTGTAACATCAGATAAATTTCCAAAGGAGATACCAGGACTTGAAGAGCGTTTAAGATCAAGATTCGAGTGGGGTTTAATTGCTGATATACAAGCTCCAGATGTCGAAACAAAACTAGCAATTCTTAAAATGAAAGCTGATCAAAATGGAATAAACATCCCAGAAGACGTTGGTTTTTTCCTGGCTAACTCAATAACAAGCAATGTCCGTGAATTGGAGGGTTATTTAGTACGAGTCGGTGCATATGCCAGTTTGACATCGACACCGATAAATATGGAAATGGCCAAAAATATTTTAAAGGACATCCTTGTTGAACAAAATAGAGAAATAACAATTGAAACGATTCAAAAAATAGTAGCAAATCATTTCAATGTAAAAACAATTGAACTCAAATCTTCTAAAAGACTTAAAACCCTGGTTTTACCCCGCCAGATAGCCATGTATATTTCTCGAAAAATGACATCCTGTTCGTTCCCCGAAATAGGAAATCGCTTTGGCGGAAAAGACCATTCCACGGTAATCCATGCTATAAAAAAAATAGATCAAAAAATGGTTGAAGACATTCAACTAAAAACTACTGTGGAAAGACTCATGGACAACATGCGTTCATAAAGTTGTTTATAAATTAAGGACAAAATGTGGATAAACAATAATTATTCAGCAACCCACAAAATTAAGTTTTTTATAAACAAGAAGATTATTGCTAGTTTTTAAAATAAATGTCGATATTTTAGTTATTTACAATATTTATCAACAATTAACAGCCCCTACTGTTATTACTAGTTTTAAAAACATAAAGATAATATAAATAGCGCATGTTCACAGGAGGAATGAATGGAGTTTAAAATTGAAAAAGAAATTTTTTTAAAAGCATTAGGCCAGATACAAGGAATAATAGAAAAAAAACACACCATCCCAATATTAGCTAATGTACATATTAATGCTAAAAATAATGAACTAACATTAACAGCAACTGATCTTGAAATAGGGGTACGTTCTAAATTTTCAACTCAAATTATAGAAGATGGTAAAATAACAGTTTCTGCAAAAAAATTGTTTGAAATAATAAGAGAACTTCCTGACAAAGAAATAAATTTTAAATCAAAAGATAATTGTTGGATTGAAATAAAATGTGATAAATCTATTTTTAACCTTGTCGGCTTATCCTCTGATGAATATCCAAAATTTCCTGAATTTAAATCAGATAATTTATTAAATATAAGTTCATTTAAAATAAATGAAATGATTGATAAAACTATTTTTTCAATTTCTAATGATGAAACTAAATATAATCTAAATGGAATTTTTTTAAAATATGAAGATGAAAAATTATCGATGATATCAACAGATGGACATAGGTTATCTTACAGTTTTACAGATATAGAAGAAAAATTTATATTATTTGATAAGGGTATTATTTTACCTAAAAAAGGAATTTTTGAATTAAGAAAAATAATAAATAAAGAAAACAATAATTTAGAAATAAGTATAGTTGATAATAATTTTATAATAATAGATGAAAATACTATTCTAATTATGAGACTAGTCGATGGGGATTTTCCAGATTACAAAAGGGTAATACCTGAAAAATGTGAAAATACTTCAATAATAAATAAAAATGAATTTTTTCATGCTTTAAAAAGAATATCGGTCCTTTCAAGTGAAAAAACGAAAGGTATTAAAATTAATTTTACTAATAATAAAGCAATTTTAACATCTTCAAATCCGGATCTGGGTGACGCTAGTGAAGAAATTGATATTTCCTATAAAGGTAAAGATATTTCAATAGGATTTAATTCAAAGTATATTTTAGATATTTTACAAGCAATAGATGAAGAGTTTATAGAATTTCATTTAAAGGACAATCTATCACCAGGTATGATAGAACCAGAAAAAAACAAAAACTTCATTTCAGTAATTATGCCAATGCGTTTGTAAATGTATATAAATGATATAAAATTGGATAATTTTAGAAATATAAAAAATAACATTTTTTATCCATCTCCTAATATTAATTTATTATTTGGAAATAATGCAGCAGGAAAAACAAGTTTTATAGAAGCTATTTTTTCTTTGTCAAACTTAAAAAGTTTTAGAACATCTTATTTATTCGAAACGATAAATAAGACAAAAAATAAATCTTATATAGAGTGTAATTATACAAAAAACAATTGTATTGAAAATATTAAGATAGAAATAAACAAAAAAAACAAAATATTTTTTAAAAATGACAAGTCTGTAAAAATAGATGAATATTTATGTTCAATTTTTTCTATAGATTTTAAACCAGACGACATAAATATAATATCTGGACCACCTATAAAAAGAAGAGAATTAATTGATAAAGCAATTTTTTATACAGATAAAGAATATTTTAAAATATTAAAACAATATTTTAAAATAATTGAAAATAAGAATAAATTACTTAAAACAGAAAATTTAAAAAATTTAGAAGAGTGGAATATTTTAATATCTAAATATTCTTCAATTATAGATAAAAAAAGGTCAGATTATATTTATAGGTTAAATAAAATATTAATAAACCTACCATTCAAATTTAGAATTAATTATTTAGATTCAGAAAAAATTGAGAATAAAGAAAATTACTACTTAAAAAAAATAAATGAAAACATAGATAAAGAAATTAAATATAAATATTCAATAATAGGTTGTCATAAAAATAAAGTAAATTTTTTTTATGAGGATAATGATCTTAATATTTATGGTTCTCAAGGACAAAAAAGATCTTTTATTATTTTATTTAGAACAGCTCAAATAATAGATTTTGAATATATAAATAAATTTAAACCAATTTTACTTTTAGATGATATAGCAAGTGAACTAGATATTAATAATAAAAATATTTTATTTAATCTTATTGAAAATCATTCAGGTCAAACATTTATTACAACTACAGATAAAAATTTATTTTTATCAAAATCAAGAAAATTATCAAAATTTTATGTAAAAGATGGAACTATTTCTTCATTTTCTTGAACAAGGAGTTTAAATGAGTGGAAGTTATAAAGCGGACAGCATTAAAGTTTTAGAAGGACTATCTGCTGTTCGTAAAAGACCGGCTATGTATATAGGATCAACCAGTACCGCAGGTCTTCATCATTTAGTTTATGAAGTGGTAGACAATTCGATTGATGAAGCCCTGGCAGGTCATTGTGACAGTGTAAAGGTTACAATTCACGAAGATAATTCAGTAACGGTTGAGGATAACGGTCGTGGTATCCCCGTCGATTGGCACGCAGCCGAAAATAAAGCAGCCGCTGAAGTTGTTATGACTGTTTTACATGCAGGCGGTAAATTTGATAACGATTCTTATAAAGTATCAGGTGGATTGCATGGTGTTGGCGTTTCGGTCGTCAATGCTTTGTCAAAAAAACTGGAACTCGAAATAAGAAGAGATAATAAAATTTATCGACAGGATTATCGAATTGGCGTTCCCGTCATGCCATTAAAAGAAGAGGGTGATACTGTAAAGCGCGGCACGCGAATTACTTTTTGGCCTGATGATGACATTTTTGAAACGACTGAATTTTCTTTCGAGACTCTCTCCCAACGATTACGAGAACTTGCTTTCCTAAATGCCGGGGTCAGAATTATCATTCATGATGATCGTACTGAAAAGGTTAATGATTTTTTCTACGAAGGGGGAATCTGTTCATTTGTTGAATATTTAAATAGAGCCAAATCATCATTACATCCTGCACCTATATTCGTGCGAGGTACCAGGGAAGGTGTAGATATTGAGGTTGCTATTCAATACAACGATAGCTATGACGAGAAAATTTTTTCTTTCGCAAATAATATTAACACCCATGAAGGGGGCACTCATTTAAGCGGTTTTAAAGCTGCTTTAACCCGGACAATGAATTCCTACGCGACAGCTAATAATCTTCTTAAAAATGTTAAGGTCGCAATCTCTGGCGATGACTTGCGTGAAGGAATCGCTGCGGTAATTTCGGTCAAACTGTCTGAACCTCAATTTGAAGGTCAGACAAAAACGAAATTGGGAAATTCCGATGTAAAGGGATTTGTTGAGTCTCTGGTGAATGAAAAACTTGCAACCTATCTCGAAGAAAATCCGCAGATTGCGCGTAAAATTCTCGAAAAAGGCATTGATGCAGCCCGCGCCAGAGAGGCGGCGCGCAAGGCGCGTGATTTAACGAGACGCAAAGGGGCACTGGACGGTCTCTCCCTGCCCGGCAAGTTGGCGGATTGTCAGGAGAAGGATCCCGCGCTTTGTGAGATTTACCTGGTCGAGGGCGATTCGGCCGGAGGTAGCGCAAAACAAGGGCGAGAGCGTCGTTATCAGGCGATTCTTCCGCTTAAAGGGAAAATTCTCAATGTAGAGAAAGCCCGGTTTGATAAACTGCTGACATCCAATGAAATCAGAACCCTCATCACCGCCATGGGAACCAGTATTGGTAAAGATGATTTTGATGTTTCGAAATTGCGTTATCACCGGATCATTATCATGACCGACGCCGACGTCGACGGTTCGCACATTCGTACCCTGTTGTTGACTTTTTTCTTTCGGCAGATGCCGGAACTGGTTGAACGCGGTCACCTTTATATTGCGCAACCACCGTTATTTAAAGCCAAAAAAGGGAAACGCGAACTCTATCTTAAAGATGACGAAGCACTGCTTGAATACCTGCTGGATACAGGAGTTGATGGGGCTACGGTTGAACTTAGTAGCGGAAAGGTGACCCGCGGCAAGCAGATTATCCCCACCTTAAAAAATATAATTGAATTCAATAAAATTTTCGAAAAGGTATCAAACAGAGGGGTTCCGGTCGAGATTTTGAAAATTCTAGTGCGTGGGCATATACGCAACGGTTATGCCGATCATCAATCACTACAACCTCTCGCTGATAGTCTCTTTGCGATACAACCCGACATAAAATGCGAAGTTATGCAAGACCCCGATCGAATTTTGGTGACTCTTGGTAATTTGCATGCACGTATTGATCGTCAAATGGTTGAAATACTTTCGTCCCATGAGTACAAGCTGCTTTTGCAAGCATATAAACAGGTTGAAGAAATTTGCGATGGGGAACCAGTTACAATCAACTATGAAGAAAGAACTAATGTTCAGGTCCTCAGTCGTCAGGAACTGCTTGAGCATTTTCTGGCTCGTGCTAAAAAAGGGCAGTATATTCAGCGGTACAAAGGCCTTGGTGAAATGAACCCCGAGCAATTGTGGGAGACCACAATGGATCCGGAGAAGCGGATTCTACTGCAGGTAACGATTCAGGATGCAGTCAAAGCAGATGAAATATTTACGGTATTAATGGGGGATCAAGTCGAGCCGCGGCGCGAATTTATCGAACGCAATGCCTTGAATGTTGCCAATCTTGACGTTTAAAAAACGGGAAAATTGTCAAAGGAGAGGGGTTGAAGTGTTTAGCTCTCTTTCTCATTTTGACATTTTTCCTTTTTCCTTATTTTCCGGAGGAAAATAGATGCTTACCGAACAAAATAAAGTAACCGTAAATATAGAAGACGAAATGCGTAAATCGTATATGGATTATGCGATGAGCGTTATTGTCGGGCGCGCTCTGCCCGACATTCGTGACGGGCTCAAACCGGTACACCGGCGCATCCTTTTCGCGATGCACGATCTGAATAATGATTTCAATAAACCCTATAAAAAATCAGCGCGGGTTGTCGGCGACGTCATCGGTAAGTACCATCCACACGGTGACACCGCGGTTTACGACAGCATCGTACGGATGGCCCAAGATTTTTCGATGCGTCATCCGTTGGTGGATGGTCAGGGGAACTTCGGTTCGGTCGATGGTGATTCCGCTGCAGCCATGCGTTATACCGAAATTCGGATGGATAAACTTGCGCATGAATTGCTGGCCGACATCGATAAAGAGACCGTAGATTTCGGACCTAACTACGATGATTCTCTCGAAGAACCCCTGGTTTTACCGTGTAAGTTTCCCAATCTGCTGGTCAATGGTTCTGAAGGGATTGCGGTCGGCATGGCGACCAAAATTCCACCGCACAATCTGGGTGAGGTGATCGATGGTTTGCTCGCAATCATCGAGAATCCACGCATTGAGTTTGAAGAGTTGATAGGTCTTATACCAGGTCCCGATTTCCCGACGGCAGGCTTCATCAACGGCCGGGAAGGGATTCGTGAGGCTTATAGCACCGGGCGCGGTATTGTGCAGATGCGCGCGCGCGCGCTGGTTGAAGTCGATCGGCGTACCGGACGCGAAAAAATTATTGTCACCGAGATTCCCTACCAGGTTAATAAAGCGCGGCTGATAGAGAAGATCGCCGAACTGGTTAAAACTAAAAAAATTGAAGGTATTTCTGATCTGCGGGATGAATCGGACCGTGAAGGGATGCGGATCTGTATTGAACTGAAGAAGGATATGGTGCCAGGCGTCATCCTCAATCAGCTCTAC
Above is a genomic segment from Geopsychrobacter electrodiphilus DSM 16401 containing:
- the dnaN gene encoding DNA polymerase III subunit beta, with amino-acid sequence MEFKIEKEIFLKALGQIQGIIEKKHTIPILANVHINAKNNELTLTATDLEIGVRSKFSTQIIEDGKITVSAKKLFEIIRELPDKEINFKSKDNCWIEIKCDKSIFNLVGLSSDEYPKFPEFKSDNLLNISSFKINEMIDKTIFSISNDETKYNLNGIFLKYEDEKLSMISTDGHRLSYSFTDIEEKFILFDKGIILPKKGIFELRKIINKENNNLEISIVDNNFIIIDENTILIMRLVDGDFPDYKRVIPEKCENTSIINKNEFFHALKRISVLSSEKTKGIKINFTNNKAILTSSNPDLGDASEEIDISYKGKDISIGFNSKYILDILQAIDEEFIEFHLKDNLSPGMIEPEKNKNFISVIMPMRL
- the recF gene encoding DNA replication/repair protein RecF (All proteins in this family for which functions are known are DNA-binding proteins that assist the filamentation of RecA onto DNA for the initiation of recombination or recombinational repair.), with the protein product MYINDIKLDNFRNIKNNIFYPSPNINLLFGNNAAGKTSFIEAIFSLSNLKSFRTSYLFETINKTKNKSYIECNYTKNNCIENIKIEINKKNKIFFKNDKSVKIDEYLCSIFSIDFKPDDINIISGPPIKRRELIDKAIFYTDKEYFKILKQYFKIIENKNKLLKTENLKNLEEWNILISKYSSIIDKKRSDYIYRLNKILINLPFKFRINYLDSEKIENKENYYLKKINENIDKEIKYKYSIIGCHKNKVNFFYEDNDLNIYGSQGQKRSFIILFRTAQIIDFEYINKFKPILLLDDIASELDINNKNILFNLIENHSGQTFITTTDKNLFLSKSRKLSKFYVKDGTISSFS
- the gyrB gene encoding DNA topoisomerase (ATP-hydrolyzing) subunit B, encoding MSGSYKADSIKVLEGLSAVRKRPAMYIGSTSTAGLHHLVYEVVDNSIDEALAGHCDSVKVTIHEDNSVTVEDNGRGIPVDWHAAENKAAAEVVMTVLHAGGKFDNDSYKVSGGLHGVGVSVVNALSKKLELEIRRDNKIYRQDYRIGVPVMPLKEEGDTVKRGTRITFWPDDDIFETTEFSFETLSQRLRELAFLNAGVRIIIHDDRTEKVNDFFYEGGICSFVEYLNRAKSSLHPAPIFVRGTREGVDIEVAIQYNDSYDEKIFSFANNINTHEGGTHLSGFKAALTRTMNSYATANNLLKNVKVAISGDDLREGIAAVISVKLSEPQFEGQTKTKLGNSDVKGFVESLVNEKLATYLEENPQIARKILEKGIDAARAREAARKARDLTRRKGALDGLSLPGKLADCQEKDPALCEIYLVEGDSAGGSAKQGRERRYQAILPLKGKILNVEKARFDKLLTSNEIRTLITAMGTSIGKDDFDVSKLRYHRIIIMTDADVDGSHIRTLLLTFFFRQMPELVERGHLYIAQPPLFKAKKGKRELYLKDDEALLEYLLDTGVDGATVELSSGKVTRGKQIIPTLKNIIEFNKIFEKVSNRGVPVEILKILVRGHIRNGYADHQSLQPLADSLFAIQPDIKCEVMQDPDRILVTLGNLHARIDRQMVEILSSHEYKLLLQAYKQVEEICDGEPVTINYEERTNVQVLSRQELLEHFLARAKKGQYIQRYKGLGEMNPEQLWETTMDPEKRILLQVTIQDAVKADEIFTVLMGDQVEPRREFIERNALNVANLDV